A genomic stretch from Diachasmimorpha longicaudata isolate KC_UGA_2023 chromosome 2, iyDiaLong2, whole genome shotgun sequence includes:
- the LOC135172623 gene encoding uncharacterized protein F54H12.2-like: MSFLHSHSSECVKSELDLFIIPSTPTSIENSQFVHYNPVSTLSGNAPIEFIVPGPGEEYIDLAHTMNTRILRPDGSAALEDSVGPVNIFLHSMFNQVDVYFNQKVVTPPNNLYAYRAYIETLLNYGTDAKSSHLGMSLRATDSYGAMDFATLAAGDARNNNGLAARQAFTKGGKTFDLLGHLHCDVFNQDKFSMSGVELRVRLIRAKDDFCVMDDSVLNYKLHIVEASLIVRRVKFSPGIFIAHAKTLAKTTVKYPLTRVEVKSIVLHHGIMGETIDNAILGQLPKRIILGFVENASFNESRKKYPFNFQNFGINFLCLNVDGRQVPTKPLQPSFTSAVCLDVEAFNTLFAGTGTHFGDHGNNISRPAYSEGFCLFAFDLPPDLSASSAGHWNLVKSGSIRIEVRFHAATEKNINCVLYGEYDNLLEIDSTRQVIVDYSG, encoded by the coding sequence atgtcgtttctacattcgcactcttctgagtgtgtgaagtcggagctggacctatttaTCATACCATCTACCccaacaagtattgaaaattctcaatttgttcattacaatcctgtatctacgctgtcgggcaatgccccaattgaattcatcgtaccaggccctggagaagaatatattgatttggcacataccatgaaTACCAGAATCCTGCGACCCGATGGCTCGGCTGCTCTAGAGGACTCTGTTGGtcctgtgaatatttttttacattcaatgtttaaccaagtggatgtatatttcaaccaaaaagttgttacgcctccaaataatCTGTACGCctatagagcatacattgaaacattgctGAACTATGGAACAGATGCCAAGTCCTCCCATCTTGGAATGTCACTTCgggctacggatagctatggtgcaatggatttTGCTACTCTAGCGGCTGGTGATGCGAGAAACAACAATGGGCTAGCCGCACGTCAGGCCtttactaaaggtggaaaaacatttgatctactgggacatttacattgtgacgtgttcaatcaagataaGTTTTCGATGAGtggcgtagagctacgcgttcgtcttatccgtgcaaaggatGACTTTTGCGTTATGGACGATAGTGTCCTGAACTATAAGCTGCATATAGTAGAAGCCTCCTTGATTGTTCGTCGTGTGAAAttcagccctggaattttcaTAGCGcacgctaaaacgcttgcaaagacaactgtgaaatatcctttgaccCGGGTCGAGGTCAAATCTATTGTTCTTCATCATGGAATTATGGgagagacaatagacaatgcgaTTTTGGGGCAACtgcctaaaagaatcatactgggatttgttgaaaatgccAGTTTCAACGAATCGAGGAAGAAGTatcccttcaactttcaaaattttgggataaactttttatgcctgaatgtcgatggacgtcaagtacctacaaaacctctgcaaCCGAGTTTCACCTCTGCCGTCTGTCTAgatgtggaggcattcaacaccctatttgctggtactggaacacatttcggcgaccatggaaataacatctctcgtccggcctattccgaGGGATTTTGCCTGTTCGCATTCGATCTGCctcctgatttatctgcaagttccgctggacattggaatctggtgaaaagtggaagtattcgcattgaagttcgcttccATGCAGCAACAGAGAAGAATATAAATTGCGTGTTGTACGgcgaatatgacaatttgctagaaattgattccacaaggcaggttattgtcgactacagtggGTGA
- the LOC135172646 gene encoding uncharacterized protein LOC135172646 encodes MTSLVRIISVPLQIQKWYGNPMIKKLIEETNMTKNASDFTVAELKGVLRRKNLTLSGTKAELFARLLDADPEEKWIQEVSRAEQATNEEIGRQDAEQVGLDADLLDAETWQRDRMTRDTSRIVVQEGRQGTSNDDECLQRELEFMRRERQLLIDRVNLLEREKELMRREAQLGFPQQNVPHNNHLKTTLKTVSYSLPEFSEGTDFLEWEKEVLYIVRVFHLEEQMAQLLVTTKLTGRAKAWFHSKAEHRDLSLAELLSTMKKFFDHRLTRLKRKRDFENRKWQHNETFDDYLHDKTILANRVPVEDEEEIMQYVMEGIPERGLRNQARMLRLASKEDLLTAFKGITLQTDPRGGPRGIGSLSGSSGLVRTEKQDFKLHKTEVKSEKNGVKVSGHKESEGACYICFKIGHLAVECPDNWKNRKVKEEAQVKPSQVTNIYDEPADKEEFREIVIFEILGSNGRKILNLDRQLDTGSPISIIKQRFVDEESILPVDSQNLRYTGVNKSPIEILGKVIVRLTLFDQVKEDVVLFVVKEGTIRVSALLGRDILVKNFKLTLIPSIENKEMSELLNINVDYSQNVRDELKINENLDMKEALGLKSLFMQEYVTPERPLEPKIKHELKLRLKENKPFHSTPRRLAYDDKIKLKGILEGLIEKGYIRPSDSEFACPIVLVRKKNGEIRMCPDYRPLNEMLVRDNYPLPLIEDQLDALVNKSYFSLLDLKDGYYHVGVAEDSVKLTSFVTPLGQFECLRMPFGIKTAPATFQRYINTIFQEEIKAGNVVISMDDILIATEPLSEQFEFQLKAFSQQRAALRPLRIFRFLEQCERFRVFWGFVLSSENLLSFSTIARPLYNLVKKNIEFKFEMEELEAFKTLKSRLICFPILALYSPKDETELHCDASSKGFGAALMQKKADGNFHPVFFLSKLTTDTESSYHSFELETLAIIYALRKFRIYLQGLKFKIVTDCDSLRMTLSKKELNPHIARWALELMTNDYSIEHRPGIRMRHVDALSRKSAVIMDPSIVEIRDGLECREHKFYELRNGLVYRKKNEKLLFYVPQQMEANVIFKYHDEMGNMAKEKTCGAHIKNCLKCISFSPSSGKCEGYLHIVPKGNVPFATIHVDHVGPIDRNRLIKQNVLGVVDGFTKFVKLYATKSTSSKEAIVCLREYFQNYSRPNVLVSDRGTCFTSGEFEEFFQAQHIKHIKITTGSPQANGQVERVNRVIVPMLAKLSDNENGKYWYKVISDVEFAINNTINKSTGQTPSKLLFGINQTGNVFDDLKEYLKSMGTEDDQCDLEVVRDKAAGQITKSQEYNKMYVDRKSRTANEYEKGDLIMLPNFKNTSDVSKKLVPQFKGPYVIHKKLRNDRYMIVDPEGIQNSQKPYQGVSEAKNKRPWKDMSVDDDGSEASKVLERDDCINLSFVQRNAPVVYFTLCVDEWKYCFQDWSHVICDVVDFGPEAVSERTVSWVLTENPYILFSKIDSVYKYI; translated from the exons ATGACCTCACTTGTCAGAATTATTTCAGTACCCTTACAAATTCAGAAGTGGTATGGTAATCCAATG ATTAAGAAACTAATAGAAGAAACCAATATGACGAAAAACGCAAGTGATTTTACAGTGGCTGAACTCAAGGGGGTTTTGAGGAGGAAAAATCTGACGTTATCAGGGACAAAAGCAGAACTGTTTGCTCGACTTCTAGATGCAGATCCAGAAGAAAAGTGGATACAGGAAGTATCAAGAGCTGAACAAGCAACAAATGAGGAAATAGGAAGGCAAGATGCAGAACAGGTGGGACTGGACGCAGACCTCCTAGATGCCGAGACGTGGCAACGAGACAGGATGACGAGGGATACGTCCAGAATTGTCGTACAAGAAGGGAGACAAGGAACCTCCAATGATGATGAGTGTTTGCAACGAGAACTCGAATTTATGAGAAGAGAAAGACAGCTCTTGATTGACAGAGTGAACTTGCTAGAACGAGAGAAAGAGTTGATGAGGCGTGAGGCACAATTAGGGTTCCCACAACAGAATGTTCCTCACAACAATCACTTGAAAACGACTTTAAAGACAGTAAGTTACTCACTACCAGAATTTAGTGAGGGCACTGATTTCCTAGAATGGGAAAAAGAAGTGTTATACATAGTGAGAGTGTTCCATTTGGAAGAGCAGATGGCACAATTACTTGTGACGACTAAATTGACAGGAAGAGCTAAGGCATGGTTCCATTCAAAGGCAGAGCATCGGGATTTGTCTCTGGCGGAATTATTAAGTacaatgaagaaattttttgatcatcGACTAACTCGTTTGAAGAGAAAACGAGACTTTGAAAATAGAAAGTGGCAACACAATGAGACTTTTGACGATTATCTCCATGATAAGACAATTTTGGCGAACCGAGTTCCAGTGGAGGATGAAGAAGAAATCATGCAATACGTCATGGAAGGAATCCCAGAGCGGGGATTGCGGAATCAAGCCCGTATGTTGAGGTTGGCTTCGAAGGAAGACTTATTAACGGCGTTTAAGGGAATCACATTACAAACCGACCCACGGGGCGGGCCTAGAGGAATAGGTAGCCTCAGTGGTAGTTCGGGTTTGGTGAGGACAGAGAAGCAAGACTTTAAGTTGCATAAAACCGAagtgaaaagtgaaaaaaatggggtCAAAGTCAGTGGACATAAGGAATCAGAA GGAGCGTGCTACATATGCTTCAAGATAGGACATCTGGCAGTGGAGTGTCCAGACAACTGGAAAAATAGGAAAGTCAAGGAAGAAGCACAAGTGAAGCCATCGCAGGTGACGAACATCTACGACGAGCCAGCTGATAAGGAGGAATTCCGTGAGATcgttatttttgaaattttaggaAGTAATGGGCGGAAAATACTAAATTTAGATAGACAATTAGACACGGGGAGTCCCATTAGTATTATTAAACAGCGGTTTGTGGATGAAGAATCAATCCTTCCGGTTGATTCCCAGAATTTGAGGTACACAGGGGTTAATAAGTCACCCATTGAGATTTTGGGGAAAGTCATTGTAAGACTTACCCTGTTTGATCAGGTAAAAGAGGACGTGGTATTGTTCGTCGTGAAAGAGGGGACTATTAGGGTCTCAGCCTTATTGGGAAGGGATATTTTggttaaaaattttaagttaACTTTGATACCCTCGatagaaaataaagaaatgtctgaactattaaatattaatgtaGATTATTCGCAGAATGTGCGTGACgaactaaaaataaatgaaaatctcgATATGAAGGAAGCATTAGGATTAAAAAGTTTGTTTATGCAAGAGTATGTAACTCCAGAAAGGCCACTTGAACCTAAAATTAAgcatgaattaaaattaaggCTAAAAGAGAATAAACCGTTTCACTCGACTCCTCGGCGTTTAGCATatgatgataaaataaaattgaagggaATATTAGAGGGATTAATAGAAAAGGGGTATATCAGGCCAAGTGATTCGGAATTTGCATGTCCAATCGTATTAGTCCGAAAAAAGAATGGAGAGATTAGGATGTGCCCGGATTATAGACCTCTAAATGAGATGTTGGTACGCGATAATTACCCATTACCATTGATTGAAGACCAACTTGATGCATTGGTGAACAAaagctatttctctctgttggATTTGAAAGACGGGTATTATCACGTTGGAGTCGCAGAGGATTCGGTTAAGCTCACGTCATTTGTGACGCCGTTGGGTCAGTTTGAATGTTTACGTATGCCCTTCGGTATAAAAACAGCGCCAGCCACATTTCAGCGTTACAtaaacacaatttttcaagaagAGATTAAGGCGGGTAATGTAGTGATTTCTATGGATGATATTTTGATTGCTACGGAACCATTAAGTGAACAATTCGAG TTTCAGTTAAAGGCATTCAGCCAACAAAGAGCGGCATTGAGGCCGTTGAGAATTTTCCGATTCCTCGAACAGTGCGAGAGGTTCAGAGTTTTTTGGGGCTTTGTTCTCtcttcagaaaatttattgtcatTTTCGACAATTGCTAGGCCTTTGTATAATTTAGTCAAAAAGAATATCGAATTTAAGTTTGAAATGGAAGAATTAGAGGCTTTTAAGACGTTAAAATCTAGATTGATATGTTTCCCCATTCTTGCACTTTACAGTCCAAAAGATGAGACTGAACTCCACTGTGACGCAAGTTCGAAAGGGTTTGGCGCGGCCCTGATGCAAAAGAAGGCTGATGGAAATTTCCACCCAGTCTTTTTCCTGTCAAAATTAACCACAGACACGGAAAGTAGCTATCACAGTTTCGAGTTAGAGACGTTAGCCATTATTTACGCGTTACGTAAATTCCGGATTTATTTACAGGGATTGAAGTTTAAAATAGTGACGGACTGTGACTCATTAAGGATGACCCTTAGTAAAAAAGAATTAAACCCACATATTGCAAGATGGGCTTTAGAATTAATGACTAATGATTATTCGATCGAGCATAGACCGGGGATCAGAATGCGACACGTTGATGCATTGAGTCGCAAAAGTGCAGTTATTATG GACCCTTCTATTGTTGAGATTAGGGACGGGCTAGAGTGTCGTGAACACAAATTTTATGAGCTGCGAAATGGATTGGTCTACAGAAAGAAGAATGAAAAGCTATTGTTCTATGTGCCCCAGCAGATGGAagccaatgttatttttaagTACCACGATGAAATGGGGAACATGGCCAAAGAAAAAACATGCGgt GCtcacattaaaaattgtttaaaatgtATATCGTTCTCGCCAAGCTCAGGAAAATGCGAAGGTTACTTGCATATCGTTCCTAAGGGGAATGTTCCCTTCGCAACGATTCACGTGGACCATGTGGGTCCCATTGATAGAAATCGACTAATTAAACAAAACGTGTTAGGTGTTGTTGACGGTTTTACCAAATTTGTGAAATTGTACGCCACTAAATCAACCTCGAGTAAAGAAGCCATTGTTTGTTTGAGAGAGTATTTTCAAAACTATAGTAGACCCAATGTTTTAGTGTCAGATCGTGGAACATGCTTCACTTCAGGtgaatttgaagaatttttccaagcgCAACATATTAAGCATATTAAAATAACTACCGGGTCACCCCAGGCTAATGGACAAGTAGAAAGAGTTAACCGTGTAATTGTCCCAATGTTAGCAAAATTAAGTGACAACGAAAATGGAAAGTATTGGTATAAAGTAATTAGTGACGTAGAGTTTGCTATAAATAACACTATAAATAAGTCAACTGGCCAGACCCCCAGTAAGTTATTGTTTGGAATTAATCAGACAGGGAATGTATTCGATGATCTGAAAGAATACTTAAAAAGCATGGGAACTGAAGATGATCAATGTGATCTAGAAGTAGTGCGGGATAAAGCTGCCGGCCAAATAACAAAATCCCAAGAGTATAATAAGATGTATGTTGATAGGAAGAGCAGAACCGCAAACGAATATGAGAAAGGTGACTTAATTATGCTGCCGAATTTTAAGAATACATCGGATgtctcaaaaaaattagtcCCTCAATTCAAAGGTCCATACGTTATCCATAAGAAATTAAGAAATGACCGCTATATGATAGTTGACCCAGAAGGTATTCAGAATTCCCAGAAACCTTATCAGGGAGTTTCGGAAGCGAAAAATAAGCGGCCCTGGAAGGATATGTCTGTTGACGATGATGGCAGTGAGGCATCAAAAGTTTTGGAGAGAGATGACTGTATTAATTTAAGTTTCGTTCAGAGGAATGCACCAGTTGTGTATTTCACTTTA TGTGTAGATGAATGGAAGTATTGTTTTCAGGACTGGTCACATGTCATCTGTGACGTTGTAGATTTTGGGCCAGAGGCTGTATCTGAGAGAACAGTTAGTTGGGTACTGACCGAG AAcccttatattttatttagcaAAATAGACAGTGTTTATAAGTACATTTAG
- the LOC135172624 gene encoding uncharacterized protein LOC135172624 produces the protein MERLTVTSLRPNDGDVDYLPKAIKPNALVEDYKDDQHSEDGRGNRAGEGKPRNPDPPPPQGPGVRPDENIADDVDELDQRYQQMELEFMQRENRILRQELELAHRENDLLRQQSRHLGNFDGSAGMFHGWEKQRRLLCTSYHLEDDRAKILIGNKLKGRAKESFRTESSMALSLDEIFAGLKKMYDHHPAQIFADYFHTKIILARDVQIIEDELVDYLIDGIPCDHLQDLARMKDFCDKEEMLRVFEKITFKSDDSSNCDKEKRERGSYFSCGSMSHQENKCPTKTTKTQVAVVAEAECEEGEMYGHEEQINVVAGVAQEDQTFIRSVLYELSRENSSDKLQLLTLMDMGSPISFIKRKFVPADIIECPSKQDDVLTGINGSGLIRKGVIKLNVIVDGVRKDNQLVWVVPDATMKMPIVLGRDIIRKFGLILTNPLKQVLTDIMNINIHENVKSEIQHVFDSEYLDTTKPSSPKDDMELTLHLKDPKPFHYNPRRLGFSEKNQLHKILDDLQKRKIIRPSNSEYVSPIILIKKKNGELRLCIDFRHRNKIIAKDNYPLPLIEDQIDGLRDKKYFSSFDLRNGFFQIRMSDESIKYTAFTPLFGVFEYLKMPFGLKVGPPRFQRFVNEVLIDLIRSGDIVDYMDGLLVATKNIEEQENLLQLRLDKCKIMFTEIEFLGYIISEQGVKPNSLDVSAVLDFSIPQNVQAVQRFLGMTSYFRKFIEGFSLRARPLYNLVRKETVFKFAEEELKSFEELKRKLVEAPVLSIYNPCDETELHTDASIYGYCATLMRKKSDDKFHPVFYFSKATNSAESRYHSFELETLAIIYALRRFRIYLQVELMDYDYQTEHRTGVEMQHVDALSRITNILVSEDNPIELNLAIGQNKDAIIRNIKERLETSEDPIYEIRNGIEKTCEAIQRKGYLHSIPKSKLPFQTIHVDHVGPMERKRLIKQYILVIVDAVTKFVKLYAVKSTGSKETIDCLKDYFRNYSRPLAVVSDRGSSFTSAEFKDFVEENNIRHILIATGSPKANGQVERVNRVLEAIIATNFDNTKGKYWYKVFAEVEFAINTTVNKTTGETPSRLLFGLCQKGKIIDEIKDYFDDKYDVENRDLAEIRDNASSKIEKSQEYNKKYHDKHHKEARKYQISDYVMIKNFESSSGAPKKLIPQKMHRSLKVHMKGRSIFPSALTCIGSRVRDINYLTFENPLYVHDVWLRIEEEV, from the exons ATGGAAAGGCTAACCGTCACAAGCTTAAGGCCGAATGACGGCGACGTGGATTATCTACCCAAGGCAATAAAGCCGAA TGCTCTCGTTGAAGATTATAAGGATGATCAACATTCCGAAGATGGTCGCGGTAATCGGGCCGGTGAAGGCAAACCACGAAATCCTgatccaccaccaccacaagGTCCAGGAGTGCGTCCGGATGAAAACATTGCCGATGACGTGGACGAATTGGATCAGCGATATCAGCAGATGGAGCTTGAATTCATGCAGCGAGAAAATCGCATTTTGAGACAAGAGTTGGAACTTGCGCACCGCGAAAATGATTTGCTTCGTCAACAATCTCGTCATC TTGGTAATTTTGATGGTTCTGCGGGCATGTTCCATGGTTGGGAAAAACAAAGACGTCTATTGTGTACGTCGTATCACCTTGAAGACGATCGGGCTAAAATATTGATTGGTAATAAATTAAAAGGAAGAGCAAAAGAATCGTTTCGAACTGAAAGTTCAATGGCTTTGTCCTTGGATGAAATATTTGCCGGATTAAAGAAAATGTACGATCACCACCCAGCCC AAATTTTTGCGGATTATTTTCATACGAAAATCATTTTGGCGAGAGATGTTCAAATTATCGAGGATGAATTAGTAGATTATTTAATCGATGGCATTCCTTGTGATCATCTTCAAGATTTAGCAAGAATGAAAGACTTTTGTGACAAAGAAGAAATGTTGAGagtttttgagaaaattaCTTTCAAATCTGATGACTCGTCAAATTGTGATAAAGAGAAACGAGAAAGAGGTTCGTATTTCTCCTGCGGTTCGATGAGTCATCAAGAAAACAAATGTCCAACCAAAACAACCAAGACACAGGTAGCTGTGGTTGCTGAGGCTGAATGTGAAGAAGGAGAGATGTATGGTCATGAGGAACAAATCAACGTCGTAGCTGGTGTCGCACAAGAGGATCAGACTTTTATTAGAAGTGTTCTTTATGAACTTAGTCGAGAAAATTCTAGTGACAAATTACAATTGCTAACGTTGATGGATATGGGTAGTCCGATAAGTTTTATTAAAAGGAAATTTGTACCGGCCGATATTATTGAATGTCCAAGTAAACAGGACGATGTTTTGACGGGTATTAATGGTTCAGGACTTATAAGAAAAGGTGTTATTAAATTGAATGTTATTGTTGATGGTGTTAGGAAAGACAATCAGTTGGTATGGGTTGTCCCAGATGCAACTATGAAAATGCCTATTGTGTTGGGTAGAGATATTATTCGTAAATTTGGTTTGATTTTGACTAATCCGTTGAAACAGGTCCTTACAGATATCATGAATATTAATATACATG AGAATGTTAAGAGTGAAATCCAACACGTATTCGATAGTGAGTATCTGGATACAACTAAGCCAAGTAGCCCAAAAGATGATATGGAACTAACACTGCATTTAAAAGACCCTAAACCATTTCATTACAATCCAAGACGTTTAGGTTTTAGTGAAAAGAATCAGCTGCACAAGATATTAGATGATcttcaaaaaagaaaaattatcagacCAAGCAATTCTGAGTATGTTTCGCctattattttgataaaaaagaaaaacggtgAATTACGTTTATGTATTGATTTTCGGCATCGTAACAAAATCATTGCAAAAGATAATTATCCTCTTCCTTTGATAGAGGACCAAATTGATGGTTtaagagataaaaaatattttagttcGTTTGACTTGAGAAATGGTTTTTTTCAGATTCGCATGTCGGATGAGTCGATTAAATATACCGCATTTACTCCTCTTTTCGgagtatttgaatatttaaaaatgccATTTGGTTTAAAGGTGGGGCCACCCCGCTTTCAACGCTTTGTTAACGAAGTTCTAATTGACCTTATCCGATCTGGCGATATTGTTGATTACATGGATGGTTTATTAGTTGCAACTAAGAATATCGAAGAGCAAGAAAATTTGTTGCAGCTCCGTCTCGATAAATGCAAAATTATGTTTACagaaattgagtttttggggTATATAATATCAGAGCAGGGGGTTAAACCAAACTCGTTGGATGTCTCTGCAGttcttgatttttctataccaCAAAATGTGCAGGCTGTTCAACGATTTTTGGGAATGACTTCATATTTTCGGAAATTCATTGAGGGTTTCTCATTGCGAGCAAGACCATTATATAATCTTGTACGCAAGGAAACAGTATTTAAATTTGCGGAGGAAGAATTGAAATCTTTCGAGGAATTGAAGAGAAAACTCGTTGAAGCACCTGTACTTAGTATTTATAATCCTTGTGACGAAACGGAGCTCCATACAGATGCAAGTATATATGGTTATTGTGCTACTTTGATGCGAAAGAAAAGCGATGACAAATTTCACCCAGTATTCTATTTCTCCAAAGCCACAAATTCTGCTGAGAGCCGTTACCACAGTTTTGAACTTGAAACGCTGGCAATTATTTATGCCCTTCGACGTTTTCGTATTTATTTACAGG TTGAGCTTATGGATTATGACTATCAAACGGAACATCGCACGGGAGTTGAAATGCAACATGTAGATGCACTTAGTCGTATCACAAACATTCTCGTGTCAGAAGATAATCCAATTGAACTTAATCTTGCTATCGGTCAAAATAAGGATGCTATAATTCGTAATATTAAGGAACGATTGGAAACATCAGAAGATCCAATCTATGAAATAAGAAATG GTATTGAGAAAACATGCGAGGCGATTCAGAGAA AGGGCTATTTACATTCAATACCAAAGAGTAAATTACCCTTCCAGACTATTCACGTCGATCACGTGGGCCCTATGGAAAGAAAAAGATTGATCAAGCAATATATTTTAGTCATCGTAGACGCGGTCACTAAATTTGTCAAGTTATATGCAGTTAAATCAACCGGTTCTAAAGAAACTATCGATTGTTTAAAAGATTATTTTAGAAATTACAGTCGCCCATTGGCAGTAGTATCTGATCGCGGGTCCAGTTTCACGTCCGCTGAATTTAAGGACTTCGTTGAAGAAAATAACATTCGTCATATTTTAATTGCAACAGGATCACCTAAGGCTAATGGTCAAGTGGAAAGGGTTAATAGGGTCCTGGAAGCAATTATTGCGACAAATTTCGATAATACTAAAGGGAAATATTGGTATAAAGTTTTTGCTGAAGTTGAATTCGCGATCAATACTACTGTTAACAAAACAACTGGCGAAACACCTAGTAGATTATTATTTGGTCTCTGCCAGAAAGGTAAAATTATTGACGAAATTAAAGATTATTTTGACGATAAGTATGACGTCGAGAATCGCGATCTAGCTGAAATTCGTGATAATGCATCGAGCAAAATTGAAAAGAGCCAGgagtataataaaaaatatcacgacAAACATCATAAGGAAGCtcgaaaatatcaaattaGTGATTATGTCATGATAAAGAATTTTGAGAGTAGTTCAGGTGCTCCAAAGAAATTAATTCCACAA AAAATGCACAGATCACTCAAAGTGCATATGAAG GGACGATCGATATTTCCCTCTGCATTGACTTGTATTGGCAGTCGTGTACGAGATATCAA TTATTTAACTTTCGAAAACCCCTTATACGTCCATGATGTGTGGCTCAGGATAGAAGAGGAAGTGTAA